In Longibacter salinarum, a single window of DNA contains:
- a CDS encoding VOC family protein: MPSEAAQTGLSGVLETCLYAHDLDAAATFYGDVLGLEFVSRSEGRHVFFRCGSQMVLIFNPDATNDPEGTLPPHGAEGAGHVAFGVTEAELDGWRSRLRSRNVEIEKDMEWGEAGQSIYVRDPAGNSVELATPSIWPVDAGT; the protein is encoded by the coding sequence ATGCCCTCCGAAGCCGCCCAGACCGGACTATCAGGCGTACTGGAAACATGTCTGTATGCTCACGACCTCGATGCCGCGGCAACCTTCTACGGCGACGTGCTCGGACTCGAATTCGTCTCGCGCTCCGAAGGTCGGCACGTGTTCTTTCGGTGTGGGTCGCAGATGGTGCTTATTTTCAACCCAGACGCGACCAACGACCCCGAGGGCACGCTCCCACCGCATGGGGCAGAGGGGGCAGGGCACGTTGCGTTCGGTGTCACAGAGGCTGAGTTAGATGGGTGGCGCAGCCGCCTACGGTCTCGAAACGTCGAGATTGAGAAAGACATGGAATGGGGCGAAGCGGGTCAGTCGATTTACGTGCGTGATCCCGCGGGAAACAGCGTTGAGCTGGCGACGCCGAGCATCTGGCCCGTGGACGCAGGGACGTGA
- a CDS encoding YybH family protein encodes MLPRISLFLALVLSISSSAAAAQSVSTRSNSIQDAYDRITLAYELGDLDAIADIYAEDAMYILPDTNRGVVVGRDSIRAVYEGFFEAAALQQAQLTIDFRFVSRNMKGDIAYDVGYYRVRVLHDGEVTSASTGKFSTVLRRADNGQWRFVVDAYSKAPDEAYDALAPAQTSSRQ; translated from the coding sequence ATGCTACCGCGGATCTCACTTTTTCTCGCCCTCGTCCTCAGCATTTCGAGTTCGGCCGCCGCTGCCCAGTCAGTATCCACTCGTTCGAACAGTATCCAGGACGCATACGACCGGATCACGCTTGCGTACGAACTCGGAGATCTGGATGCCATTGCCGACATCTACGCGGAGGATGCGATGTACATTCTCCCGGACACAAATCGCGGCGTGGTCGTCGGACGGGATTCGATTCGAGCCGTGTATGAGGGCTTTTTCGAGGCGGCGGCCCTGCAGCAGGCTCAACTAACGATCGACTTCCGCTTCGTTAGCCGGAATATGAAGGGCGACATAGCATACGATGTCGGCTACTACCGGGTGCGGGTTTTGCACGACGGCGAGGTGACAAGCGCGTCCACCGGTAAGTTTTCGACGGTCCTCCGGCGCGCCGATAACGGTCAGTGGCGATTCGTCGTTGATGCCTACAGCAAAGCACCGGATGAGGCATACGATGCACTCGCCCCCGCGCAGACGTCGAGTCGGCAGTGA
- a CDS encoding MFS transporter codes for MPDRSSRRILLVLFFGVLMAALDLAIVGPVLRPIRESFGVSARTGAWVLNVFVLFNLVGVPVMSRLADRLGRRRVYTSAVLTFGVGALVVAVAPTFESLLVGRAIQGVAASGIFPAASAVVGDSFAVEKRGRALGVLGAVYGIAFLVGPGLAGAFLAMGSWTWLYLLIVPFSAVVAVAAWRVLPRAPRASEEGVDIAGLAMLGVGLAALAIGINRIDAQSVVSSLASLSVAPFLIGAATMIGGFVAVERRVEYPMLRLGLFRHRSVKIAAVLAIGAGLAEASFIFFPEFAASSFDVPSSTASFMLLPLVGAVAVGSPVAGRLLDRIGVRRIVTVSSVLFTAGLATISALPGGRVAFYSGSVLLGFGLAGLLGSSLSYILLNAARETERTVAQGVITLFLGIGQLVGGAMIGAVAVTAGGTGEVAGPEGYAAAFGVVAVVGVICVGLGLLLPSKTSAVWAGRAGS; via the coding sequence GTGCCCGATCGTTCCTCTAGACGAATCCTCCTTGTTCTCTTTTTCGGAGTCCTGATGGCCGCGCTCGATCTGGCCATCGTCGGTCCCGTGCTGAGACCGATTCGGGAGAGCTTCGGCGTTTCGGCGCGAACAGGAGCGTGGGTGCTGAACGTGTTCGTTCTATTCAACCTTGTCGGTGTCCCGGTGATGTCGCGCCTGGCCGACCGGCTGGGCCGACGTCGGGTCTACACGTCGGCCGTTCTGACCTTTGGCGTCGGCGCTTTGGTCGTCGCGGTTGCCCCTACGTTTGAATCGCTTCTCGTCGGTCGCGCGATTCAGGGTGTCGCGGCATCTGGCATTTTTCCCGCCGCAAGCGCTGTCGTAGGTGATTCCTTCGCTGTTGAAAAACGGGGCCGTGCTCTCGGCGTACTCGGCGCGGTCTACGGAATTGCGTTTCTCGTCGGTCCGGGTTTGGCCGGTGCCTTCCTCGCCATGGGAAGCTGGACCTGGCTCTATCTTCTGATCGTTCCGTTTTCTGCTGTCGTCGCTGTTGCAGCATGGCGGGTGTTGCCACGGGCCCCACGCGCCTCGGAAGAAGGCGTCGACATCGCTGGGTTAGCGATGCTCGGGGTTGGGCTGGCAGCGCTGGCCATCGGGATCAACCGGATCGACGCGCAGTCGGTGGTATCCAGCCTGGCGTCCCTGAGCGTAGCCCCATTCCTCATCGGGGCGGCTACCATGATCGGCGGGTTCGTTGCGGTCGAGCGGCGCGTGGAGTACCCGATGCTTCGACTCGGTCTCTTTCGCCATCGCTCCGTAAAGATCGCTGCCGTTCTAGCCATCGGAGCGGGTCTCGCAGAGGCATCGTTCATTTTCTTCCCCGAGTTTGCTGCCTCATCGTTCGACGTGCCGAGCTCCACGGCGTCCTTCATGCTGCTGCCGCTTGTCGGGGCTGTTGCTGTCGGCTCGCCGGTAGCCGGACGGTTGTTGGATCGAATCGGCGTCCGTCGAATCGTCACGGTAAGCAGCGTGCTCTTCACAGCAGGACTTGCCACGATCTCGGCTCTCCCGGGTGGTCGGGTCGCGTTCTACTCGGGATCCGTGCTCCTCGGTTTTGGGCTTGCCGGATTGCTTGGTTCGTCGCTGAGTTACATTCTTCTGAACGCCGCTCGGGAGACGGAGCGGACCGTCGCGCAGGGCGTGATCACGCTTTTTCTCGGGATCGGGCAGCTCGTCGGAGGGGCGATGATCGGCGCCGTAGCTGTGACCGCGGGCGGTACGGGAGAGGTCGCGGGACCGGAAGGGTATGCTGCCGCCTTCGGGGTCGTCGCCGTCGTCGGGGTGATTTGTGTTGGGCTCGGACTCCTTCTACCGTCGAAAACGAGCGCCGTGTGGGCAGGTCGTGCAGGCAGTTAA